From the genome of Haloterrigena sp. KLK7, one region includes:
- a CDS encoding ABC transporter permease, whose protein sequence is MSGTHSPLPAPVARVWEPLRKRSRSKRALLLMAPLLVFELLLFVAPFLILLRISLTSGSTDLRYAAGTWSLDGYAEVFTSGVLLDAIVYSFKLGLIATAITVSIAVFYAYAIWRAEGALKSALLFSVILPLLTTLVVKTYAFRPLLSPTGTVNDVLLSLNLVSEPIQFVPGTIGVIVGQVYIVLPYAVLAIYSVLSTMDWGIVEAARDLGASRPRSVLEIVVPQAMPGIIVATVISFAWSVGAYAAPGLLASQRVPFAIEVEKRLLSNLQWEIATAYAVVMLLLMVASIAVLTVTLNYFGGEFEYA, encoded by the coding sequence ATGTCCGGAACGCACTCGCCGCTGCCGGCGCCGGTCGCCCGCGTCTGGGAGCCGCTTCGGAAGCGGTCGCGCTCGAAGCGAGCGCTGTTGCTGATGGCGCCGCTGCTCGTGTTCGAGTTGCTGCTGTTCGTGGCGCCGTTCCTGATCCTGCTGCGGATCAGCCTCACGTCGGGCTCGACGGACCTCCGATACGCCGCGGGGACCTGGTCGCTGGACGGCTACGCGGAGGTGTTCACCTCCGGCGTCCTCTTGGACGCGATCGTCTACTCGTTCAAGCTGGGACTGATCGCCACGGCGATCACCGTCTCGATCGCGGTGTTCTACGCGTACGCGATTTGGCGAGCCGAGGGCGCGCTCAAGTCGGCGCTGCTGTTCTCGGTGATCCTGCCCTTGCTGACGACCCTCGTCGTCAAGACGTACGCGTTCAGACCCCTGCTCTCGCCGACCGGGACGGTCAACGACGTGCTCCTGTCGCTGAACCTCGTCTCGGAGCCGATCCAGTTCGTCCCCGGGACGATCGGCGTGATCGTCGGACAGGTCTACATCGTCCTCCCCTACGCCGTGCTGGCGATCTACAGCGTGCTGTCGACGATGGACTGGGGGATCGTCGAGGCCGCCCGCGACCTCGGGGCGAGCCGTCCGCGCTCGGTCCTCGAGATCGTCGTCCCGCAGGCGATGCCGGGGATCATCGTCGCGACGGTGATCTCCTTCGCCTGGAGCGTCGGCGCCTACGCCGCGCCGGGGCTGCTCGCCAGCCAGCGGGTGCCGTTCGCGATCGAAGTCGAGAAGCGATTGCTGTCGAACCTCCAGTGGGAGATCGCGACCGCCTACGCCGTGGTCATGCTGCTCCTGATGGTCGCGAGCATCGCGGTTCTCACGGTCACGCTCAACTACTTCGGAGGTGAGTTCGAGTATGCATAG
- a CDS encoding beta-CASP ribonuclease aCPSF1, with protein sequence MSTVEQQLDDLKAEITSELPSDISVSSVKYEGPEVVVYTRDPKKFAQQGDLIRQLASKLRKRITVRPDPSVLSRPEEAREEIMSVIPEEAGVTDLDFHADTGEVVIEAEKPGMVIGRHGSTLREITKNVGWTPEVVRTPPIESSTVSNVRSFLKQERDERRDILEKVGRQIHREEMSDDEYVRITTLGCCREVGRASFILSTPETRILIDCGDKPGAEGEVPYLHAPEALGAGPQTIDAVVLTHAHLDHSALIPLLFKYGYDGPIYCTEPTRDLMGLLTLDYLDVAAKEGRAPPYESEQVREAIKHTIPLEYGDVTDIAPDVKLTFHNAGHILGSAVSHFHIGDGLYNVAFSGDIHYEDTRLFNGATNDFPRVETLVMESTYGGRNDYQTDQEDSERNLIEVINDTYDKGGKVLIPAFAVGRSQEIMLVLEEAMRNGDIPSMPVHLDGMIWEATAIHTTYPEYLRDDLRDRIFHEDENPFLADEFNHIDGGEEERQDVADGEPCIILSTSGMVTGGPIMSWLSHIGPDPDSSLVFVGYQAQGTLGRRIQNGWDEIPTSEVGAMGGSNGRGTLSLNVNVETVDGFSGHADRAGLENFVKTMNPRPEKVLCVHGDERSTQDLSSALYHNYDMRTFAPKNLETFRFL encoded by the coding sequence ATGAGTACTGTAGAGCAGCAACTCGACGATCTGAAAGCAGAGATCACGAGCGAGTTACCGAGCGATATCTCGGTCTCCTCGGTGAAATACGAAGGCCCCGAAGTGGTGGTCTACACGCGCGACCCGAAGAAGTTCGCCCAGCAGGGCGATCTCATCCGCCAGCTCGCGAGCAAGCTTCGCAAGCGCATCACCGTCCGTCCCGATCCGAGCGTCCTCTCGCGGCCCGAAGAGGCCCGCGAGGAGATCATGAGCGTTATTCCCGAAGAGGCCGGCGTCACGGACCTCGACTTCCACGCCGACACCGGCGAGGTCGTCATCGAGGCCGAAAAGCCGGGCATGGTCATCGGCCGCCACGGCTCGACGCTCCGCGAAATCACCAAAAACGTCGGCTGGACGCCCGAAGTCGTCCGCACGCCGCCGATCGAGTCCTCGACCGTCTCGAACGTCCGCAGCTTCCTCAAGCAGGAGCGCGACGAGCGACGGGACATCTTGGAGAAGGTCGGCCGACAGATCCACCGTGAGGAGATGTCCGACGACGAGTACGTCCGCATCACGACGCTGGGCTGTTGTCGCGAGGTCGGTCGGGCATCCTTCATCCTCTCGACGCCCGAAACCCGGATCCTCATCGACTGCGGCGACAAACCCGGTGCCGAGGGCGAAGTCCCCTATCTCCACGCGCCCGAGGCGCTCGGCGCCGGTCCGCAGACGATCGACGCCGTCGTCCTCACTCACGCCCACCTCGACCACTCCGCGCTGATTCCCCTCCTGTTCAAGTACGGCTACGACGGCCCGATCTACTGCACCGAGCCCACTCGTGACCTGATGGGACTACTGACGCTGGACTACCTGGACGTCGCCGCCAAGGAGGGACGCGCTCCGCCCTACGAGTCCGAGCAGGTCCGCGAAGCGATCAAGCACACCATCCCGCTCGAGTACGGCGACGTCACGGACATCGCGCCGGACGTCAAGCTCACCTTCCACAACGCCGGCCATATCCTCGGCTCGGCCGTCTCGCACTTCCACATCGGCGACGGCCTCTACAACGTCGCGTTCTCCGGCGACATCCACTACGAGGACACCCGCCTGTTCAACGGCGCGACGAACGACTTCCCGCGCGTCGAGACGCTGGTGATGGAGTCGACCTACGGCGGTCGCAACGACTATCAGACCGATCAGGAAGACTCCGAACGCAACCTGATAGAGGTCATCAACGACACCTACGATAAGGGCGGGAAGGTGCTCATTCCGGCGTTCGCCGTCGGTCGCTCCCAGGAGATCATGCTCGTCCTGGAGGAGGCGATGCGCAACGGCGACATCCCCTCGATGCCCGTTCACCTGGACGGCATGATCTGGGAGGCGACCGCCATCCACACGACCTACCCCGAGTACCTGCGCGACGACCTCCGGGACCGCATCTTCCACGAGGACGAGAACCCCTTCCTCGCTGACGAGTTCAACCACATCGACGGCGGCGAGGAGGAGCGACAGGACGTCGCCGACGGCGAACCCTGTATCATCCTCTCGACCTCGGGGATGGTCACAGGCGGTCCGATCATGTCCTGGCTCTCCCACATCGGCCCCGACCCGGACTCGTCGCTGGTCTTCGTCGGCTACCAGGCTCAGGGGACCCTCGGGCGGCGCATCCAGAACGGCTGGGACGAGATCCCCACCAGCGAGGTCGGCGCCATGGGCGGCTCCAACGGCCGCGGCACCCTCTCGCTGAACGTCAACGTCGAGACCGTCGACGGCTTCTCCGGCCACGCCGACCGCGCCGGCCTCGAGAACTTCGTCAAGACGATGAACCCGCGCCCCGAGAAGGTCCTCTGCGTCCACGGCGACGAGCGCTCCACGCAGGACCTCTCCTCGGCGCTGTACCACAACTACGACATGCGCACCTTCGCGCCGAAGAACCTCGAGACCTTCCGCTTCTTGTAA
- a CDS encoding ABC transporter ATP-binding protein, which yields MSEITLDGLEKRYGNELAVEDVSVTIDDGELLCLLGPSGSGKSTTLRMLAGLETPTDGEIRIDDEDVTDRPAYERTTATVFQDWALFPHKTVLENVAFGLKMQGVEKGERRERAMAMLERVRMDEHADDDPMNLSGGQKQRVALARSLAVNPDVLLLDEPLSNLDKRLSEDMQIELREIHEELEETFVHVTHDQDEAFTLADRIGIMADGNLVQVGEPNEVYQNPKNRFIEGFLGDTNFVEGTVDRTSSDVVRVETELGREVVLPTSNADALAAGDSVTLSLRPEVLSIESAESGLEADEAAQPVRTDGSTTNSVVGTVESVLYRGSTVRYSVGVEGTSVFAERTVSDSGEFEAGDEITIRWDGADVLAFRDDGSRVEL from the coding sequence ATGTCTGAAATCACGCTTGACGGACTCGAGAAGCGGTACGGCAACGAACTCGCCGTCGAAGACGTCTCGGTGACGATCGACGACGGCGAACTACTGTGCCTGCTCGGGCCCAGCGGCAGCGGCAAGTCCACCACGCTGCGGATGCTCGCCGGCCTCGAGACGCCGACCGACGGCGAGATCCGCATCGACGACGAGGACGTGACCGATCGGCCCGCCTACGAACGCACTACCGCGACGGTGTTCCAGGACTGGGCGCTGTTCCCCCACAAGACTGTCCTCGAGAACGTCGCGTTCGGGCTCAAGATGCAGGGCGTCGAGAAGGGCGAACGCCGCGAGCGAGCGATGGCGATGCTCGAGCGCGTTCGGATGGACGAGCACGCCGACGACGACCCGATGAACCTGAGCGGCGGGCAGAAACAGCGGGTCGCGCTCGCGCGGTCGCTGGCGGTCAACCCCGACGTCTTGCTGCTCGACGAGCCGCTGTCGAACCTCGACAAGCGGCTCAGCGAGGACATGCAGATCGAACTCCGCGAGATCCACGAGGAACTCGAGGAGACGTTCGTCCACGTCACCCACGACCAGGACGAGGCCTTCACGCTCGCCGATCGGATCGGTATCATGGCCGACGGGAACCTCGTCCAGGTCGGCGAGCCCAACGAGGTCTACCAGAACCCGAAGAACCGGTTTATCGAGGGCTTCCTCGGCGATACGAACTTCGTCGAGGGCACGGTCGATCGGACGTCGTCGGACGTCGTCCGCGTCGAAACGGAGCTGGGACGAGAGGTCGTGCTTCCGACGTCGAACGCCGACGCGCTCGCCGCGGGCGACTCGGTGACGCTATCGCTCCGTCCCGAGGTCCTCTCGATCGAATCGGCCGAGTCGGGCCTCGAGGCGGATGAGGCGGCCCAGCCCGTTCGCACCGACGGCAGCACGACGAACTCCGTCGTCGGGACCGTCGAAAGCGTTCTCTACCGGGGCTCGACGGTTCGTTACTCCGTCGGGGTCGAGGGCACGTCGGTGTTCGCCGAACGCACCGTCTCGGATTCCGGCGAGTTCGAGGCCGGCGACGAGATCACGATCCGCTGGGACGGCGCGGACGTTCTCGCGTTCCGTGACGACGGCTCGAGGGTCGAACTCTAA
- the nth gene encoding endonuclease III — translation MSDEEPAVNISGGVEGGGAAAEFDPATADTRAEEVVDRLGELYWQKTYGGQDAFTCLVRTILSQNTSDKASQPAHDALIERYDGPDVDLAESLAAAERSQLAETISGAGLYNQKSETLIDTAEWVLEEFGSATAFDAFVKDEDPAAVRETLLSVRGVGPKTADCVLLFAGGRGGVFPVDTHVHRIYRRMGIAPADADHEAVRAVLEREVPAAKCGFGHTATIQFGREYCTARKPACLEDPDACPMADICDQVGVYPATGEVVDPADAPEAAEADD, via the coding sequence ATGAGCGACGAGGAACCCGCCGTGAACATCAGCGGCGGCGTCGAGGGCGGCGGCGCCGCGGCCGAGTTCGATCCCGCGACGGCCGACACCCGCGCGGAGGAGGTCGTCGATCGACTCGGGGAGCTGTACTGGCAGAAGACGTACGGCGGTCAGGACGCCTTCACCTGTCTCGTCCGGACGATTCTGAGCCAGAACACCAGCGACAAGGCGAGCCAGCCGGCCCACGACGCGTTGATAGAGCGATACGACGGCCCTGACGTGGACCTCGCCGAATCGCTCGCCGCCGCCGAGCGGTCGCAGCTGGCCGAAACGATCAGCGGCGCCGGCCTCTACAACCAGAAGTCCGAGACGCTCATCGATACCGCCGAGTGGGTCCTCGAGGAGTTCGGTTCCGCCACAGCCTTCGACGCGTTCGTCAAGGACGAGGACCCCGCCGCGGTTCGCGAGACGCTGCTCTCGGTCCGCGGCGTCGGCCCGAAGACCGCCGACTGCGTCCTGCTGTTCGCGGGCGGTCGCGGCGGCGTCTTCCCCGTCGACACCCACGTGCATCGGATCTACCGCCGCATGGGTATCGCGCCGGCCGACGCCGACCACGAAGCGGTGCGCGCCGTCCTCGAGCGCGAGGTACCCGCCGCCAAGTGCGGGTTCGGCCACACCGCGACGATCCAGTTCGGCCGCGAGTACTGCACGGCGCGCAAGCCGGCGTGTCTCGAGGATCCGGACGCCTGTCCGATGGCCGACATCTGCGATCAGGTGGGGGTCTACCCCGCGACGGGTGAGGTCGTCGATCCGGCCGACGCGCCGGAGGCGGCCGAAGCGGACGACTGA
- a CDS encoding extracellular solute-binding protein — translation MPADPERVAETSESTSESATTAAASSVSRRRLLTATAVGSATGLAGCTELLSSGSSDPLRVSVWSGNYAERFEESVVPRYEDEFDAEIQIEPGWNDILTDIQTAPDDDPPYDVTITEGNFYYYGRQDDLFHEIRTENVPNADELIDYYADFRTTEYGMPVDGAPCTIVHREEMDAEIESWSDLSGSAVEESNGIGVDTGFWWFPVYAAAVGMDEAELGEEMHDADLHDDVLETVRNWPIESWASSGQDVWQAFGDGVIDVAQWYYEQTEYDIDDYDGLTHTMPEQTTGYLNHWCVVKGTDKRDRAEEFINFLMDAEVQTAWSEEMPTLFCNENTEYAGDLADDLPSDSEEAENIAFPDWEFLAEHSGDLSDEFSSIRNS, via the coding sequence ATGCCTGCAGACCCTGAACGGGTTGCAGAGACGAGCGAAAGTACAAGCGAATCAGCAACTACGGCCGCGGCTTCTTCTGTCTCGCGCCGCCGCCTGCTTACCGCGACTGCGGTCGGATCGGCGACCGGCCTCGCCGGCTGTACCGAACTCCTCTCGAGCGGAAGTAGCGATCCGCTTCGAGTCAGCGTCTGGAGCGGGAACTACGCCGAACGGTTCGAGGAATCGGTCGTCCCGAGATACGAGGACGAGTTCGACGCGGAGATTCAGATCGAACCCGGCTGGAACGACATCCTCACCGACATCCAGACGGCGCCGGACGACGACCCGCCGTACGACGTCACCATCACGGAGGGGAACTTCTACTACTACGGCCGGCAGGACGACCTCTTCCACGAGATCAGGACGGAGAACGTCCCCAACGCCGACGAACTCATCGATTACTACGCGGACTTCCGGACCACGGAGTACGGGATGCCGGTCGACGGCGCTCCCTGTACCATCGTCCACCGCGAGGAGATGGACGCCGAGATCGAATCGTGGAGCGACCTCTCCGGTTCGGCCGTCGAGGAGAGCAACGGTATCGGCGTCGACACCGGCTTCTGGTGGTTTCCGGTGTACGCCGCCGCCGTCGGGATGGACGAGGCGGAACTCGGCGAGGAGATGCACGACGCGGACCTGCACGACGACGTCCTCGAGACCGTCCGGAACTGGCCGATCGAGAGCTGGGCGAGTTCCGGCCAGGACGTCTGGCAGGCCTTCGGCGACGGCGTCATCGACGTCGCCCAGTGGTACTACGAGCAGACGGAGTACGACATCGACGACTACGACGGCCTGACCCACACGATGCCGGAACAGACGACCGGCTACCTGAACCACTGGTGCGTCGTCAAGGGCACCGACAAGCGCGACCGGGCCGAGGAGTTCATCAACTTCCTCATGGACGCCGAGGTGCAGACGGCCTGGTCCGAGGAGATGCCGACCCTGTTCTGTAACGAGAACACCGAATACGCCGGCGATCTCGCGGACGACCTGCCGAGCGACAGCGAAGAAGCGGAAAACATCGCCTTCCCCGACTGGGAGTTCCTCGCGGAGCACAGCGGCGACCTCTCCGACGAGTTCTCTTCGATCCGGAACTCCTGA
- a CDS encoding potassium transporter TrkG, which yields MDVYDPSESTADTAGGASAAFDTAAIIAVLWFVLLFVTSVVALLVLPAEYATANVLFEVASVQGNVGLSAAIVDATNPASLKLTFVFAMWIGRLEIVPVVVSARLIAEEVF from the coding sequence ATGGACGTCTACGATCCCTCCGAGTCGACGGCCGATACCGCCGGCGGCGCGTCGGCGGCGTTCGACACCGCCGCGATCATCGCCGTGCTCTGGTTCGTCCTGCTGTTCGTGACGAGCGTCGTCGCCCTGCTGGTGCTGCCGGCCGAGTACGCGACCGCGAACGTCCTCTTCGAGGTCGCGAGCGTCCAGGGCAATGTCGGTCTGAGCGCCGCGATCGTCGACGCGACGAATCCCGCCTCGCTCAAACTCACGTTCGTGTTCGCGATGTGGATCGGCCGCCTCGAGATCGTCCCCGTCGTCGTCTCGGCGCGACTCATCGCCGAGGAGGTGTTCTGA
- a CDS encoding ABC transporter permease, which yields MHRETVENAAFRAGYLAILTFMLLPLAVVVATSFEASGQLLFPPENYSLVHYRAFFEETRWLSAFDNSLLVGAGTTVVATTLGVTAAFGHELDDGRTGQVLAPLVLVPLLIPPIILGISMRVYFVRAGLNASFLSIILAHTLWATPLVYFVMRSVFSRFDWQLLDAAKDLGAGPLQSFAYAVLPNVKHGIFVGALLAFIVSLQEFVMALFLSSHSTETIPVVAWTALRQSLDPMVSVVSTFLILISIIAIVVATLATNLEWLSKQLS from the coding sequence ATGCATAGAGAGACCGTAGAGAACGCCGCCTTCCGGGCGGGCTATCTGGCGATCCTGACGTTCATGCTGTTGCCCCTCGCGGTGGTCGTCGCGACCTCCTTCGAGGCGTCCGGACAGCTCCTCTTCCCGCCGGAGAACTACTCGCTGGTCCACTACCGCGCGTTCTTCGAGGAGACGCGCTGGCTGTCCGCCTTCGACAACAGCCTCCTCGTGGGCGCCGGGACGACGGTCGTCGCGACGACGCTCGGCGTCACCGCGGCCTTCGGCCACGAACTCGACGACGGCCGGACGGGACAGGTCCTCGCGCCGCTCGTCCTCGTTCCGCTGCTGATCCCGCCGATCATCCTCGGTATCTCGATGCGCGTCTACTTCGTCAGAGCCGGGCTGAACGCCTCGTTCCTGAGCATCATCCTCGCGCACACGCTGTGGGCGACGCCGCTCGTCTACTTCGTGATGCGGTCGGTGTTCAGCCGGTTCGACTGGCAACTGCTCGACGCCGCGAAGGACCTCGGCGCCGGGCCGCTCCAGTCGTTCGCCTACGCCGTCCTCCCGAACGTCAAACACGGGATCTTCGTCGGCGCCCTGCTGGCCTTCATCGTCAGCCTCCAGGAGTTCGTGATGGCGCTGTTCCTCTCGAGTCACAGCACGGAGACCATTCCGGTCGTCGCGTGGACGGCGCTGCGACAGTCGCTGGACCCGATGGTGAGCGTCGTCTCGACGTTCCTCATCCTGATCTCGATTATCGCGATCGTCGTGGCGACCCTCGCGACGAACCTCGAGTGGCTCTCGAAACAACTCTCCTGA